ATTTGTTTTCCCATTTGATACGCGTTCGAGGTAGGTTGTAAAGCGACTCACGTATTGCTTGTGTAGGCGTAGGTCAGGACTGCTGTGAAGCAGTAGAATCCGGCATACGACACCAATCTCCGGAACTTCTGAATCTTCAGAATCTCTTTGCAGCCATTGTACAGATTCATCGTGATTTGCGACTAGAATTTGAGTACCTGAAAGCCAAAACTTTTGCAAATTTCAGCCACACATTTGATCAAACACGTGGTGTGCCCTTCACTTTTCCGGCGTCGGTGGAACATGCAGAGGTTGCAAAATGGCCGAAGTATTAAGCAACTTGGGCCGGCACCacatgttgttaaagagtttgaCCCGTTTGGAACCCGGCTGGGCccaaataacttttttttttttttttaagaaagacacgttaaaaaatatttttttttttaaagtagaaAGTAGTTGGACGGACggtgagggttttttttttttttttttgttccaatGGATGGACGGTGAGTTCAATTCATATAAATTTATAGGTTTGATTTTAGTTGACTTAAAAAAAGTTATAGCTTTGACTATGCTTTTAGGCCTTTCCAAATCAGAATATCAAAGTATTTTAATCAGGTCAAAGATACGATTAacataattaattgattaatttcttttaaaaaagcCGGTGAGTTATTTATcaacacatgttttaacttttataACCACCTTCAAACTCCTCTTCAACCTCATTCTCCTCCTCTCCTTTTTGCCTTTCTGTTCTTTCAACTTTCCCTTTATCTTCCCTTGGTCAAATTCATGCCCCACTGTACCACCAACCTCCATTAATTCCTAAACAAGCTCACCGCATTAagccccagtttggggttgaggtgattttaaaaaaagctcatatgaaaaaaagctgggagtgtttttggtgtttggtaaacttaaaaaaaagggcttattttggaagctgctgtgagaataagctgaaatcaaaggaaaaagctgaagctgcaatttgtagctttggaaaactagctttttttcaaagcacacagaactacagtgctcctttaatgaaaagacccactatcagactgcttttttttttcaaaagtacttttacaaaaaagtttaccaaacactctgctgatttatttcacagccgcttattctcacagcacagccgcttattctcacaacagctttttttcaaagcacagcaataccaaaccagccctaagggTGGTTTGGAaatgaggtgcttaaaaaaaaacacccatgaaaaaaagctgtgagggttttaggtgtttggtaaactgaaaaaaatggcttattttggaagctgttgtgagaaaaagctgaagctgctatttgtagctttggaaaactgacttttttttcaaagcacacgaagCTACAgtactcctttaatgaaaagatccactatcagactgcttttttttccaaaagcacttttacaaaaaagtttaccaaacactttgctgatttatttcacagccgcttattctcatagcagttttttttcaaagcacaacaataccaaaccagccctaaattaGGCTACTTCTTTGAGAACGAATCCTCTCCGGAGCTAAGGAGTTGGAGCCTTCTCTTCAAACAATCTGGACCGCTAATTGATGTGCAAGTCAAATCAGGATCATCGATTGTGTGGTGGACCAGTAAAATGAATTAATATAAACTGTTGTATTTAATTTATGCGGCCCAGATTGTTTGATGAGGAAGTTCCCGAGAGGATCCATTATCCTCATAGTCAACTCCACCACTTCCTCTTCCATTTTCTACACCTTCTATGAAGCTCAAAGCCTCGAAGCCTCACTCGATCGCGATCCCTCGCAAACCTTGCTTCTTGTTTGGCTCCGAGGCAGCCTGGGATGCTCCTCCTTGTTCGGTAACTTCATGGAGATCGGTCCTTGGCATGACAACCTTCATGCCGGCCACGATGATCATGATCAACAAGTACACTTTGTGCTTGAGTCAAACCCGGGTGCTTGGAACAGAGTTTTCGGCCTTATTTTCCTCGACAACCCAATTAGTTCCGAATTTAGCATCGCACCTCTACCTTGCTAACACCAAGTTTATCGAACTTGACACTGAATTGTTGAGGTCTCACCCGCTTTACATAACGCGTGAAAGTCAGGCTGACAAGTATGTGCCAACAATTGCGTACTACCTATTGAATAAGAATTAAAGTTCAGAAGGAAATTTGTTCATTATAAAAATTCAGGATGGTAATTGGCAACTCCTTAAAAGTTCGAGGAGAAAATCGGTCAATACCTCTTTTTAAATCCTTttcttcttattattatttaggATGTTTTGTTAGATGATAATTTTAGATTGGTCAAATTTTATGTCCTCccacacaaaatttatttcatgaaTAAAATCCCCCTTGTATGGTCAAAGtttataaaaaatcaaaatcaaactcAAGAGTCAAAAGTGCACATGAAGGCATTAACTAACTTCACAATCATCTCACTTGAAATAATGAAACCCAACTGATTGAACACAATAATCATCATAAGTGAATTGAAATGTGACACCGTTTCATTAAGCTACGGAGGCTGCAATGATGGGTCCCGGTACCTTAGGTTTAGAATTCACAACGCTTCTAGATAACTAATTCTTTTTTCATGGCACGAGTATATTATCACATTTAACAACCGTGTTGATGAAATAAgagatatttaaataaaaaattacacatgtatttattttattgacATGGAACGTTACTTTGATGATGTAACCGTCCCACATAAGTAGTGTACTCGTACAACGTAAATATTTATCCACAAAGAATGTAATATTACGTGAGCATGATGATTTCCTTGCATGATCTGTGTCTTTGTGCATTTGTATTGTACGGTTGTACCCAGAGAAAGACAAGAAAGAAATAAATCGCGTAGGCAACAATGCTTGGAGGTGAGGTGGGTGAGATTGAGAaagccaaagcaaatgaatgtCGCAAGAAAACATGCAATTTATTTGGCATCTTGTATTTCAAAGATTGGAGAAATTTTCGGTGTGTcgcaaattgaaaaaatttcaactaattgtattatgacatttAAAGTTATTTTCTTAGCATACTAGAAATTTTCTTCAAAACTTCTTGTGATTATAACAACTCCTAAAATTTGCACCACTTAAAAATACCGAACCATGTCCTGACATACTGAAAAAAACATCTCCAAAGATTCTTATCATTACATCAACCCCAAAGATTTTGCTTTACAACTCTTCCACACTTTGTAAGGGTGCAATGTATGTAAGCAAGCACGCTTGGCCGAGAATTGACTTATATAAAGCGACAACTCTTTAAAATTTATCCGCATCATCAcaaaattcaactttttaacACAATTTTATAATTAGTTTTATAATTAGTTTAAAATACCGTTGCAGTCAAAATCACATGTATCATGCAAAGTCGTATACGTCTATTTCCCTATTGGTAAAGCCTTATCGTCAAAGGTGTCTGCACTCCCTTGCACTCCACTTTTATCATCAATGGAGTCAACCGCCCGAAACCATCTCaacctcctcttcctcctcctcctcctcctcttcttctttcaacGACGCGTCGCCACCTCATCGTCCCTCCCTCTCTTCCCCAAAGAAGCCCACCCCACCAGATCAGGCTACCTCCCGGTCAACTCCACCAGTGGCTCTGCCATTTTCTACGCTTTCTACGAAGCTCAGAACCTCACAACGGACATGTCCAAAGTCCCCCTCCTCTTCTGGCTCCAGGGCGGCCCCGGCTGCTCCTCCATGCTCGGCAACTTCTACGAGCTCGGCCCCTGGCGCGTGAATTTCCACAAACACCCTTCTGATCCCCTGGCCTTGGAACCCAATTCCGCCTCCTGGAACAGAATCTTCGGAGTGACCTTCCTCGACAACCCCATCGGCACTGGATTTAGCATCGCCGCTAACTCAGCGGAGATCCCGAGAGACCAGGGCGCCGTCGCGAAACACCTCTTTGCCGCGATCACGAAGTTCATTGAGCTTGACCCGTCGTTCAAAACCCGACCCATTTACATAACCGGCGAGAGCTTCGCCGGGAAGTATATTCCAGCGATCGGGTACTACATTTTGGAAAAAAATGCTGGGTTGCCCGCTGGGTCTAAAGCTGTGAACTTGCAGGGCGTTGCGATCGGAGACGGTCTCACAGACCCCATAATTCAGGTGAACACTCACGCCGTCAACGCTTTCTACTCTGGTTTGATCAATGAGAAACAGAGGAGGGAGCTGGAGAAGCTGCAATTGGTGGCGGTCGGGTTGACGACGGCGAGGAATTGGAGCGCGGCGACGGATGCGAGAAACAAGGTGTTGAATACGCTGCAGCAGATGACGGGGCTAGCCACATTGTACGATTACACGAAGAATGCGGATTATAAGACGAGTTTGGTGGATGAATTGCTGAGGAACGAGGCGGTGAAGGCGGCGTTGGGGGCTAAAGGGGCGGCGCCTTTCGAGCGGTGCAGCAATCTGGTGGGGGATGTATTGAACGAGGACGTGATGAAGAGCGTGAAGTACATGGTGGAGTATCTGCTGAAGAAGACCAAGGTGTTACTGTACCAGGGGCAGTATGATTTGAGAGACGGCGTCGTCTCGTCGGAGGCGTGGATGAAGACGATGAGGTGGGAGGGGATTGGGAAGTTTATGGCGGCTGACCGGAAAGTTTGGAAGGTGGAGGGAGAGGTTGGTGGGTATGTGCAAAAGTGGGGGAGCTTGAGCCATGTTATGGTTTCAGGAGCAGGTCATCTTTTGCCGGCGGACCAGCCGGTGAGGGCGCAGGCGATGATAGAAGATTGGGTTTTGAACAAGGGGATGTTCGCAAATGTTAAGGAATAAGAAAATACGAAATTGTTCCTTAAATTGTTTGTTGCTTAAAAGTGTTTATTTTTGCACAATAAATTTTGTGTTTAGGTTTAAAATCTTCTACCTTTACATAAAACAGAAAAGCAAAGGTAACGATGTTTGAAATCAGTTATTTATCaacacgtgttttaacttttttacGTAACGTGAACGGCATTCAAACTCCTTTTGAACCTTATTCTCCTCCTTTCCATTTCTGCCTTTCTGTTCTTTCAACTTTTCCCCCTATCTTCCCTTTGTCGAATTCATGCCCCACTTTTACCACCAACCTCCATTAATTCCTAAACGAGCTCACCGCACTAAATCAGGCTACTTCTCTGAGAACGGATCCTCTCCGGAGCTAAGCAGCCGGAGCCTCTTCATCAAATAATTAGGATCATTGATTGATGTGCAAGTCAAATCAGGATTGTTGGTTGTGTGTGGTGGGCCAGTAAAATGAATTAATAgaaaccgttggattcaatttaTGCGGTCTAAATTGTTTGATGAGGAGCCTTTAACTGCTTAGCTACGGAGAGGATCCGTTCTCCTCATAGTCAACTCCACCACTTCCTCTTCCATTTTCTACACCTTCTATGAAGCTCAGAGCCTCGAAGCCTCACCCGATCGCGATCCCTCGCAAACCCTGCTTCCTGTTTGGCTCAAAGGCAGCCCGGGATGCTCCTCCTTGTTTGGCAACTTCATGGAGATCAGTCATTGGTGTGAATGCAAATTTATTCCTCCTTACTCTTGGACAAAattacacctacaaaacaaataataccttaggtcaaggccaagagcctcacgcgcacATGATGAATGAGGGGTTTTGGCTGAAGAacttccgatgccaaagttagaattttgagggaaaaatgtttggagaatttaaaaAGTTCAGCAAGATAATTGGGATTAggtttttttagagaaaattgggtGGTATATATAGGGCATGGCCAGCCCCCTTGGGAGAGAAGGTGACCGGCCTCTTGTGTGGTTTTTAGGTGTAATGGTAGTTTAATTagccattaatagattaattaggtaataaattcattaattagtcaattaacaTAAtctaaaatgaatgttttggggGTTACCTGGTGGAgatgatggatgaaataggttttgaataaatacctattttgggcacttttgacttaaTTGTAGGATGATTGTCCACTACTCGCGCGTAAGAATTTCGGTGTGCTTCGAGtgtaattttatcatttttattcaaaaatccacgtgtcgccttgtaattatttttggctccacacttGACATGTCAACCTTCATGCCGCCCACAATGATCATGATCAACAAGTACACTTTGTGCTTGAGCCAAACCTGGGTGCTTGGAACATAGTTTTTGGCCTTCTTTTCCTCAACAACCAAATTAGTACCGGATTTAGCATCGCACCTCTACCTTGTGATCATAAATT
The nucleotide sequence above comes from Malus sylvestris chromosome 16, drMalSylv7.2, whole genome shotgun sequence. Encoded proteins:
- the LOC126607727 gene encoding serine carboxypeptidase-like 50 isoform X1: MESTARNHLNLLFLLLLLLFFFQRRVATSSSLPLFPKEAHPTRSGYLPVNSTSGSAIFYAFYEAQNLTTDMSKVPLLFWLQGGPGCSSMLGNFYELGPWRVNFHKHPSDPLALEPNSASWNRIFGVTFLDNPIGTGFSIAANSAEIPRDQGAVAKHLFAAITKFIELDPSFKTRPIYITGESFAGKYIPAIGYYILEKNAGLPAGSKAVNLQGVAIGDGLTDPIIQVNTHAVNAFHSGLINEKQRRELEKLQLVAVGLTAARKWSAATDARNKVLNTLQRMTGLATLYDYTKNAGYKTSLVDELLRNEAVKAALGAKGAAPFERCSNLVGDILHEDVMKSVKYMVEYLLKKTKVLLYQGQYDLRDGVVSSEAWMKTMRWEGIGKFMAADRKVWKVEGEVGGYVQKWGSLSHVMVSGAGHLLPADQPVRAQAMIEDWVLDKGLFANVKE